The proteins below come from a single Chryseobacterium bernardetii genomic window:
- a CDS encoding site-specific integrase, translating to MNKTFNLLFFIKKNKIRTNGTAPIYLRITIEGKIADIAAKRYIDPQKWDIKAHKAVGNTQEVKTLNLYLKTLEQKVYDYHYEMLKEENDVTAIGLKSKLLGTDREKRMLIPIFQEHNNKVEALVGQDFAPGTLERYKTSLKHTQEFLNWKYKISDIDITKIDHAFVMDYDFWLRSERKCANNTAIKYIKNFKKIMRLCMANGWLSKDPFLGYKAKIKEVERPYLTKEEIQTIYDKEFASDRLSQIRDIFLFSCYTGFAYVDVKKLSKSHINIGIDGDKWIFTNRQKTGTATRVPLLPLAQEIILKYEDHPECVNLNVLFPVLSNQKMNSYLKEIASICGINKDLTFHIARHTFATTVTLSNGVPIESVSKMLGHTNIKTTQHYAKILDKKVSDDMCVLKGKL from the coding sequence ATGAACAAAACATTCAACCTGTTATTCTTTATAAAAAAGAATAAAATCAGAACAAACGGAACCGCTCCAATCTACTTACGAATCACTATTGAGGGCAAGATAGCGGATATTGCTGCTAAAAGGTATATTGATCCCCAAAAATGGGACATTAAAGCACACAAAGCGGTAGGAAATACTCAAGAGGTAAAAACATTGAATCTCTACCTTAAAACTTTAGAGCAGAAAGTTTATGATTACCATTATGAGATGCTCAAAGAGGAGAATGATGTGACAGCAATAGGTTTAAAATCTAAACTGCTTGGAACGGATAGGGAGAAAAGAATGCTCATCCCCATTTTTCAGGAGCATAATAACAAAGTGGAAGCCTTAGTTGGACAGGATTTTGCCCCTGGCACATTGGAGCGTTATAAAACATCTTTAAAGCATACGCAGGAATTTCTAAATTGGAAATATAAAATTTCTGATATTGATATTACAAAAATCGATCACGCCTTTGTTATGGATTACGATTTCTGGCTTCGTAGTGAGCGAAAATGCGCTAATAATACCGCAATAAAATACATAAAGAATTTCAAAAAGATTATGCGTCTATGTATGGCAAACGGTTGGCTATCAAAAGATCCTTTTCTGGGCTACAAAGCGAAGATCAAAGAAGTAGAACGCCCCTATCTTACAAAGGAGGAAATTCAGACGATTTATGACAAGGAATTTGCTTCGGACAGATTGAGTCAAATTCGTGATATTTTCCTTTTCAGTTGTTATACTGGCTTTGCTTATGTTGATGTGAAAAAATTATCTAAATCTCACATTAATATTGGAATAGATGGTGACAAATGGATATTTACAAATCGTCAAAAAACTGGTACTGCAACGAGAGTTCCTCTACTGCCATTAGCTCAAGAGATTATTTTGAAATATGAAGACCATCCGGAATGTGTAAATCTAAACGTACTTTTTCCTGTTCTAAGTAATCAGAAAATGAATTCTTATCTCAAAGAAATTGCTAGTATCTGTGGAATCAATAAAGATTTGACATTCCATATTGCTAGACATACTTTTGCTACTACTGTTACTTTGTCCAATGGTGTTCCTATTGAAAGTGTGAGTAAGATGCTTGGGCATACGAATATTAAAACTACTCAGCATTATGCGAAGATTCTGGATAAGAAGGTGAGTGATGATATGTGTGTTTTGAAGGGAAAACTGTAA
- the qatD gene encoding Qat anti-phage system TatD family nuclease QatD — translation MFFDTHLHLDLFAEPKEIIKAIDSQKYYSIAVTNLPQVFMKTKELCQGSKYIRPALGYHPELVYKFNNQFELFKELLNETRYVGEIGIDNLRKTAEDFNSQKLIFEKIVGACAEKKNKILTIHSRRAEKEVISIIGNRFPGKTILHWYSGSISDLEKAVSFGFYFSINYAMTQSKNGINIIKNIPPDRLLLESDSPFIGVDKNSVIPLNMQPTISEISTIKKISILELNKILNQNFKTLLS, via the coding sequence ATGTTTTTCGATACACATTTACACTTAGATTTATTTGCAGAGCCAAAAGAAATTATAAAGGCTATTGACAGCCAAAAATACTATTCGATAGCAGTAACGAATCTTCCACAGGTTTTTATGAAAACGAAAGAGCTTTGTCAAGGTTCAAAATACATACGTCCAGCATTGGGATATCATCCTGAATTGGTATATAAGTTCAACAATCAATTTGAATTGTTTAAAGAATTACTTAATGAAACAAGATATGTAGGTGAGATCGGAATTGACAACCTAAGAAAAACAGCAGAAGATTTTAATAGTCAGAAATTGATTTTTGAGAAGATAGTTGGGGCTTGTGCAGAGAAAAAGAACAAGATATTGACAATTCATTCAAGACGTGCGGAGAAAGAAGTAATTTCAATCATAGGAAATCGTTTTCCAGGTAAGACGATATTACATTGGTATTCAGGATCAATCAGTGATTTAGAAAAAGCGGTATCGTTTGGTTTTTATTTTTCAATTAATTATGCAATGACTCAATCAAAAAATGGTATTAATATTATTAAAAACATTCCTCCTGATAGACTATTACTAGAGTCGGACAGTCCTTTTATAGGAGTTGATAAAAACAGTGTAATACCCTTAAATATGCAGCCAACAATATCTGAGATTTCTACTATTAAAAAAATATCAATTTTGGAATTGAATAAAATCTTAAATCAAAATTTTAAAACTCTACTATCATAG